TATTATAAATATGTATATGTTAAAATAATTTGTTTTTAAAGTAAAAATCTACTTGAAAATATAATATATTAGCCTCATATGTGTTGTTATTGAAATATTAGTAAAAAATTCGGAGGCATTTAGATGGGTAAAATTATTGGTATTGATTTAGGTACAACTAATTCGTGTGTTGCTATTATGGATGGTTCATCTGCACGTGTTATTGAAAATAGTGAAGGAGATAGAACAACTCCTTCTATTATTGCTTATACTCAAGATGGAGAAATATTAGTTGGTCAACCAGCAAAACGTCAAGCTGTAACTAATCCAAAGAATACTTTATTTGCAATAAAGCGTTTAATTGGTCGTCGTTTTCAAGATAAAGAAGTTCAGCGAGATGTTGATATTATGCCTTATAAAATTATTCCTGCTGATAATGGAGATACATGGGTTGATGTAAAAGGGCAAAAAATTGCTCCCCCACAAATTTCTGCTGAAGTTTTAAAAAAAATGAAAAAAACTGCAGAAGATTATTTAGGTGAATCTATTACAGAAGCTGTTATCACTGTTCCAGCATATTTTAATGATGCTCAACGTCAAGCAACTAAGGATGCTGGTCGAATTGCAGGTTTAGATGTAAAACGTATTATAAATGAACCAACAGCAGCTGCATTAGCTTATGGTTTAGATAAAGAAGTTGGAAATCGAATAATTGCTGTTTATGATTTGGGTGGTGGAACATTTGATTTATCAATTATTGAACTTGATGAAGTTGATGGTGAAAAAACATATGAAGTTTTAGCTACCAATGGAGATACTCATTTAGGTGGAGAAGATTTCGATACAAGATTAATTAATTATTTAGTGGAAGAATTTAGAAAAGATCAAGGAATAGATTTGCGTAACGATTCACTTGCAATGCAAAGATTAAAAGAATCTGCAGAAAAAGCAAAAATTGAACTTTCTTCAGCACAGCAAACTAATGTTAATTTACCATATATAACAGCAAATGCAAATGGACCTAGTCATATGAACATTAAAGTTACTCGTGCAAAACTAGAATCTCTTGTAGAAGATTTAGTTAAACGTTCTATAGATCCAGTGAAAATTGCTTTAAAAGATGCAGGATTAAATATAAATAATATAAATGATGTTATATTAGTTGGTGGGCAAACACGAATGCCAATGGTTCAAAAAGCTGTTGCTGATTTTTTTGGAAAAGAACCACGTAAAGATGTTAATCCAGATGAAGCAGTGGCAATTGGCGCTGCAGTACAAGGCGGTGTTTTATCAGGTGATGTTAAAGATGTTCTTTTACTTGATGTTACTCCATTATCTTTAGGTATTGAAACTATGGGTGGTGTGATGACTTCATTAATTCCAAAAAACACTACAATACCAACAAAACATAGTCAAGTTTTTTCAACAGCAGAAGATAATCAATCTGCCGTTACTATTCATGTTTTACAAGGTGAACGTAAACGTGCTAATAATAATAAATCGTTAGGACAATTTAATTTAGATGGTATACAACCGGCTCCAAGAGGAATACCTCAAATTGAAGTTACATTTGATATAGATGCTGATGGTATTTTACATGTTTCTGCAAAAGACAAAAATAGCGGACGTGAACAAAATATTACTATTAAAGCTTCTTCTGGATTAAATGATAAAGAAATTGAAAAAATGATACGAGATGCAGAAATAAATTCTGAAACTGATCGTAAATTTGAAGAGTTAGTTCAAGTTCGTAATCAAGCAGATCAATTAATCCATAGCACCCGTAAACAAGTAAAAGAAGCTAATGAAAAACTACAAGTAACAGATAAAGAAAATATAGAAAAAATTATTAATGAATTAGAAAAATCAATGAAAAATGAAGATAAAAAAGATATTGAAGAAAAAATTTCTGCTTTAATAACAGAATCTACAAAACTTTTTGAAATTACACAACAAAATAAAAAACAAAAATGTGATAAAACATGCGAAAAAACAAAAAAAGATGATAATGTTGTTGATGCTGAATTTGAAGAAATTAATGATAAAGATAAAAAATAACATTGTTTATTTTATTTATAAATATTTATGTATATAAATATATAATTAATTTAGAAAATTAAATAAGCTATTAATTTAAAATTAAATAATAATTTGTTTGTTAATGGTTAGTTAAATGGTAAAAAAAGATTTTTATGATATTTTAGGTGTCGAAAAAAATGCATCAGATAAAGAAATAAAACGAGCATATAAAAAATTGGCAATAAAATATCATCCTGATAGAAATCAGGATAAAAAAAATGAATCAGAAGCTAAATTTAAAGAAATAAAAGAAGCTTATGAAGTTCTCTCTAATAATCAAAAAAGAGCAACTTATGACCAATATGGTCATTCTGGATTCGAACAAAATATATCTAGTGATAGCACTAGTTTTAGTGATATCTTTGGTGATGTTTTTGGTGATATTTTTGGAGGAAATAAAAAACAGAATCGTCAATTTCGTGGTTCAGATTTACAATATAATATAGAATTAACTCTAGAAGAAGTTGTACGAGGAATAACAAAAGAAATTAGAATACCAACACTTGTTACTTGTAATTTTTGTAATGGAACTTGTTCAAGACCTGGAACTAGTGCAGAATTTTGTTCAATGTGTCATGGAATAGGACAAATTCATGTTCGTCAAAGTTTTTTTTCAATACAACAAACATGTCCTGGTTGTAATGGCAGAAAAAAAATAATTAAAAATCCATGTAATAAATGTCACGGACAAGGTAGAATTGAACGATATAAAACATTATCTGTAAAAATACCTGCAGGTATAAATACTGGAGATCGTATTAGATTATCTGGCGAAGGAGAAGCAGGGATAAATGGTGCACAATCAGGAGATTTATTTGTACAAATAAATGTATTACCTCATAATATATTTATACGTGATCGTAATAATTTAAATTGTGATGTACCTATTAATTTTTCTATTGCAGCATTAGGAGGTGAAATCGCAGTACCAACTATTGATGGTTGTGTAAAATTAAAAATTCCAGCGGAAACTCAAACTGGAAAAACTTTTCGAATGAAAGGTAAAGGTGTAAAATCAGTGCGAGGAAATACATATGGTGATTTAATGTGTAGAATTGTTGTTGAAACTCCTGTTAAATTAAATGAAAGACAAAAAGAGTTACTTGAGATATTTGGAGAATCGCTTGGTGGTATTAGTGGAGAAAAAAATAGTCCGCGTTCAAAAAGTTTTTTAGATGGTGTAAGAAAATTTTTCGATGATTTAACAAAATAATATTTTATGAACATATTAATATATAATTAATATAAAACCGGGATTAGCCGGTTTTAATATTACATTATCTTGATTTTAGCTGATAAATTAGATTTATGACGTGCTGACTTATTTTTATGTATTATTCCTTTAGCAGCATAACGATCAACAATACGTTGCATATCGTTAAATGCTTTTTTAGCTAATTCTTTGTTACCTGTAGATATTGCAAAGTAAACTTTTTTTATAAAAGTACGAATCATAGAACGTTGACTTGTATTTTGTTTACGACGTTTTTCTGCTTGAATAACACGTTTTTTAGCTGATTTAATATTAGCCAAAATAACAACCTCCAAATTTTATTTGTTGTTTTATATTAAAAAACAAAATATTAATATGTTTTAAAATATAATTTTTTTTAAAAAAATCAAATAATAAATCATTTTATCATAAATAATTTATTTAATATTAAATAATATATAATATATATTATAATATATAATAATATTATTGTATTGTTTTGCTTTTTTGTTTTTTAATTATTATTAAATATAAAATAAATATAATTTATTATAATTATTTAACAAATTAATTATAAAATTATATTTTTATATAATTTTTTTTAAAAATGTTTTTATATTTAAAATATATCATTTTTGCAATATTATAATGATTTTGGCGTTAATTTGATATGGAGATAATTCGAGGTATGCATAATATTAAAGCATACCATTCTGGTTGTGTATTAACTATAGGTAATTTTGATGGTGTTCATAGAGGACATCAATTATTACTTAACAATTTAAAGTTAAAAGGAAAACAGTTAAATCTTCCAACTGTAGTAATACTTTTTGAACCTCAACCACTTGAATTTTTTTCAAAAAATACAAAAACACCTGCTCGTTTAACGAGTTTTCGTGATAAAGTAAAATATTTATTAGAAATTAATATACATTATTTGTTAATCATTAAATTTAATAAATATATTGCATCGTTAACACATTTTGATTTTGTATCTAAAATTCTTGTTAATAAATTAAATACTAAATATCTTATTATAGGTGATGATTTTCGTTTTGGAAAAAATCGTATAGGAGATTTCAATTTTTTAAAAAAAATTTCTAAAATATTTAATTTTAATATTATTAATACAGAGAGTTTATGTGATTCTAAAATTAGAATCAGTAGCACATTAATTCGAAAGGTAATTCAAAAAAATAATTTTATTTTAGCAGAAAAATTATTAGGGCATCATTATTGTATTAGTGGACGAGTTATATATGGTGAACAAATTGGTAGAAAAATAGGTTTTCCTACAGCAAATTTATTATTAAAACGTTTTGTTACTCCTGTTACAGGAGTTTATATTGTAGAAATATATGGATTACATAAAAAAGTATTACAAGGTGTAGCAAATATCGGTAAAAAACCAACTTTATCATCAAAAGAAATACAATTAGAAGTTTATATAATTGATATAAATATGAATTTATATGGATGTTATATAAATGTAGTATTGCTTAAAAAATTACGAAATGAACGTAAATTTAAATCTTTAAAAAAATTAAAAAAACAAATTATAAAAGATGTAATTGCAACAAAAAAATATTTTAATAAAATTTAAAAAAAATATTTTTTAACATATAAATGGAATAAAATTCATGAGTGATTATAAAGATACATTAAATCTTCCAAAAACCAATTTTGAAATGCGTGCTAATCTTGTTAAACACGAACCAGAAATATTAGAATATTGGTATAAAAATAAATTATATCAAAAAATACGTGAATCTAAACTTGGAAAAAAAATGTTTATTTTACACGATGGACCTCCATATGCAAATGGTAACATCCATATTGGACATTCAGTTAATAAAATTCTTAAAGATATTATTATAAAATCTAAAGGATTAAATGGATATGATTCTCCATATATTCCTGGTTGAGATTGTCATGGTTTACCAATTGAACATAAAATCGAACAGTATTTAAAAAAAAATAAAAAACATATATCTGATACTGAATTTCGTATTAAATGTCGTGAATATGCTCAATTTCAAATTGAAAAACAAAAAAAAGATTTTATTCGTTTAGGTGTACTAGGTGATTGGAATAAACCATATTATACAATGAATTTTAAAGTAGAAGCTGATACTATAAGAGTTTTAGGAAAAATCATCAAAAATAATAATTTAGTAAAAAAATTTAAACCTGTTTATTGGTGTACAGAATGCAAATCTTCACTTGCTGAAGCTGAAGTTGAGTATCATAAAAATATATCTCCAGCTATATATGTTCGATTCGAAGCTTTGAATAGTGATGAAATATGCAAAAAATTTGGATTTATATGTAATAAAAGTATATCTATAATAATTTGGACAACCACACCATGAACTTTACCTGCTAATCGTGCTATTTCTATAAATCCAAAAGCACAGTATAGTTTAATTGATGTAGATAATGAATTAATTATTTTAGCTAGTGATCTTGTTATAGATTTAATGAAAACAATTGGAAAAAAAAATTGGACTATACATGGTATATGCAATGGTAATGAATTAGAATTATTTTATTTTAAACACCCATTTATGAATTTTAATGTTCCTATAATTTTAAGTAATCATGTTGTATTAAATGTAGGCACAGGTGCAGTTCATACAGCTCCAGATCATGGTCAAGAAGATTATATAGTTGCTTCAAAATATAAATTAAAATTAGCAAATCTAATTGATTCTAACGGATGTTTTTTATTTAATATTCATCCATTATTAAACGGGATTTTTATTTTTAAATCTAATGACATTATTATTAAAATATTAAATGAAAAACAATGTTTATTTTATAAAAATTATATTACTCATAAAGTTCCATTTTGTTGGCGTCATAAAACACTTGTTATTTTTCGTGCTACTAAACAATGGTTTATATGCATGAACAAAAACAATTTACGTAAACAATTATTAAATGAAATTAATTATGTAAAATGGATCCCATCCACAGGTTTTTTACAGATAAAATCAATGTTAGAAAATCGTCCTGATTGGTGTATTTCAAGACAACGAATTTGGGGAACACCAATCACTTTATTTGTTCATAAAAAAACAGGAAAATTACATCCTCGTACATTAGAATTAATTGAAGATATAGCAAATAAAGTTGAAAATAATGGCATACAAGCTTGGTGGGATCTTAATATAAAAGATATACTTGGTAATGAAGCTAATTCTTATGAAAAAATCCAAGATACATTAGATGTTTGGTTTGATTCAGGTTCAACATATTTTACGGTTATAGATAATCGCCTAGAATATCATGGTAATTCTGTAGATTTATATCTTGAAGGATTAGATCAACATCGTGGTTGGTTTATGTCATCACTAATATTATCTGTAATAACAAAAAAAAAACATCCTTATAATCAAGTTTTAACTCATGGTTTTGTTGTTGATGGACAAAATCGTAAAATGTCTAAATCTATAGGTAATACTATTAGTCCAAAAGATATTATTAATAAATTTGGTGCTGACATTTTACGCTTATGGGTTGCTTGTAGTAATTATAACAATGATATAGCAATTTCAGATGAAATTTTAAAAGGTGTTATAGATTCATATCGTCATATTCGTAATACAGCTCGTTTTTTATTAGCAAATTTAAATGATTTTAATCCTGAAATAAATATTGTAAAACCAAAAAATATGATTTCAATAGATTATTGGGCTGTTGGGCAAGCATTTAAAACACAAAAAAAAATTATAAAATCATATAATAAATATGATTTTTTTTCTGTTATAAAACATATAACTCATTTTTGTTCTATTAAAATGAGTTCTTTTTATTTAGATATTATTAAAGATCGAAAATATACAACTAAAAGTAACAGTTTAAATTGTTATAGTTGTCAATCTGCTTTATTTCATATAATAGAATCATTAGTTCGTTGGATTTCTCCTATTCTTTCATTTACCTCTGATGAAATATGGAAAAAGTTACCAGGTAAAAGATCTAAATTTGTTTTTACAGAAGAATGGTATGATGGTCTATTTTGTTTAAATAATTCTATTGAAATGAATGATAATTTTTGGAAAAAAATACTAATAATTAAAACAGAAGTAAATAAAATTTTAGAACAAGCTCGTAGAAATAAATATATAAAATCTTCATTAGAAACATCGTTAATTTTATATGCTGACAATGATATATTTAAAAAATTAAATATGTTACGTGATGAACTACATTTTGTTTTTATGACATCACAAATTAAAATTTTAAATATCAATGAATCTCCTAATGATGCAAAAAATAGCGGATTAAATGGACTTAAAATAATTTGCAATAAAGCTGAAGGTAAAAAATGTAATAGATGTTGGCATTATACAAAGGATATATCTATAAATTTACAACAAAAAGATATTTGTAATCGATGTATTAGTAATATTTTTGGTGATGGGGAGGTACGTAAATTTGTTTAATGAAACTATATATTTGTTCTACTGGACTACGATTTACATGGTTAATTATTATAATTGCAACTTTTGATTTATTAATAAAACAAATTATTTTTAATAAATTTAAACTATATGAATCATATCATATAATGAAATCATTAAAAATAGTATACACACAAAATTTTGGAATTGCATTTGGATTTTTATCTAGCGATCATGAATTACAACGTTGGTTTCTATCAATCATTGCTATAATTATCTCTATTGTTCTAATATATATAATGTATCAACAAAGTTCAAAAAAATATTTAAGTAATTTTGCTTATGGATTTATTATTGGCGGGGCAATTGGAAATATTATTGATCGTTTAATTCATGGTTTTGTTATAGATTATATATATTTTTATATTAAAAGTTTTTGTTGGCCGATTTTTAATTTTGCAGATATATTTATTAGTATTGGAACTTTTTTAATAATATTTGATAACTATTATATAATAAAAAATAAAAAATAAATTTTTATAAAACATTATTTTTGTAATATATGATTATATATAGTTTTTTTAAAAAATAAATTTTAATTTTAAAAAATAAATAATTTTAAAAATTATGAAAATATTATTAGCTAAACCTCGTGGACTTTGTGCAGGAGTAAAACGTGCAATTAACATTGTAGAATTAGCATTAAAAAAATATGGAGCACCAATTTATGTTCTTCATGAATTAGTGCATAATAAATATATTATAAATAATTTATTAAAACAAGGAGTTATTTTTATAGAAAATTTTTCAGAAATACCAGACAATTCAGTTTTAATATTTTCTGCACACGGTGTATCCAAATCTATTCGTCAAGAAGCATATTCTCGTAATTTTAATGTAATATTAGATGCAACGTGTCCATTGGTAAAAAAAAATCATATAAAAGTAACTAAAGCGAATAACAAAGGCAATGAAGTTATTTTAATTGGACATCATGGTCATCCAGAAATTAATAGTACTATAGGTCAATATAATAATGATAAAGGAGGAATATATTTAATTAAAAATATAAAAGATGTTTATAATTTAAAAGTTAAAAATATAAATAAATTATTGTTTATAACACAAACAACATTTTCTATTGATGACGCATCTAATATTATTAATGAACTTACAAAATCTTTTCCAAACATTATTGGCCAAATTAAATCTGATATTTGTTATGCAACTATAAATCGTCAAAAAGCAATAAAAAAAATAGCTAAAAAATCTGATCTTATTTTAATTGTAGGATCTAAAAATTCATCAAATTCAAATCGTTTATTAGAATTAATATTAAAAATTAACAAACCAGCTTATTTAATTGATTGTGTTAACGATATTAATATTGAATGGTTGCGTAATATAAAAATAATTGGTTTAACTGCTGGAGCATCAGTACCTAATATTTTAATATTACAAATATTAAAAAAATTAAAAAAACTTGGAGTTAAACATGTAATTGAAATGCAAGCAAATGACGAAAAAATGTTTTTTACATTACCAAAAATTTTAAAATAAATTATTTAAAATAAAGCTATAAATATAATAATTTTATATAAATAAACTTAAATTTTAGATTTATTTTTAACATTAACTACAAACAGAATAAAATGAAAAAATCAATTATACGTATTGTAATTACTGGAGCTGCTGGACGAATGGGTCGTCAATTAATTAAACTTTTAAAAAATGAAAACAATATGATACTTATAGCAGCTATTGCACGAAAAGATTCTGAATATATTAAAGTTGATGTAGGAAATTTTATTAAAACAAAAAAACTTGGAGTAATTATTACCGATTCATTAAATGAAATTATTGATGATTTTGATGTTCTTATAGATTTTAGTATTCCAAAATTTACTTTAGAATGCTTGTCTTTTTGCATAAAAAAATTAAAACCAATGATTATTGGAACAACTGGTTTTAATGATCAAGAAAAACAAATAATTATTAATGCTAGTAAAATTATACCAATTGTATATTCTTCAAATTTTAGTATTGGAGCTAATTTATTATTAAAATTAGCAGAAAAAACTACCAAAATAATTGGAATTAATAGTGATATAGAAATTATAGATCTACACCATCGCAATAAAATTGATTCACCTTCAGGAACAGCATTAACTATTGGAGAATCAATAGCTAATGCATTAGGAAAAAACTTAAAAAATTGTATTTCTGATATAAAAAATCGAAAAAAAGGTACAATTAATTTTACAACGATTAGAGCTGGAGATATTGTTGGTGAACATACTGTAATATTTGCGAATATTGGTGAACAAATCGAAATAATACATAAAGTATCAAATAGAGCAACATTTGCTAAAGGTGCAATAAAAGCTTCTAATTGGATAATAGATAAAAAAATAGGTTTATATAACATGAAAGATGTATTAAATATAAATGATTTATAATTATCTTTCGTATAAAAATTATTATATTTTTATAATTTTTTTGTAAAAACTTTATCAATTTATATTTTTATTTTATTTTCACTTACTTATTCAATTTAAATAAAATTAATATTGCTTTTATAAAGAATAAAATTAAAAATCTAAAGTATAATCATTATTTTGGAGGACCATTTTGAATAAGTTAGCTACATTAATTTTAGAAGATGGTACAGAATTTCACGGTTACAGTATAGGTATTGAAGGAATCACAATTGGAGAAATAGTTTTTAATACATCAATGACTGGATATCAAGAAATAATTACAGATCCTTCTTATTCTAATCAAATTATTACTTTTACATATCCACATATTGGTAACGTTGGTGTTAATAATAATGATGAAGAATCACAAAAAATACATATAAAAGGTTTAATAATTCGTGATTTATCAATAACATATAACAAACTTAGAGGAAAAGAAAGTCTTAACAAATATCTCAAACGGCACAAAATTATTGCAATTTCAGATATAGACACTAGAAAATTAACTCGTTTATTAAGAAATAAAGGAACACAAAATGGATGTATTTTTACTGGTAAAAAACAAAAAAAAAAAATAATTTTAGAAAAAATAAATTTTTTTTCAAAATCAAAAAATGTAAATTTATCACAAAATATTGGTACAAATAAAATTTATAATTATAAAAAATGTTTTTTGCCATTAAAAAATAATAAATTAAGCACAAATAAAAAAAAATTATTACATGTTGTTACCTATGATTTTGGTGTTAAAAAAAATATTTTACATATGTTAATTAATCGTGGTTGCAATATAACACTTGTCCCATCTATAACATCAACAGAAAAAGTATTATCAATGAATCCAGATGGTATTTTTTTATCTAATGGCCCTGGTGATCCATCTTTATGTATTAATGTAATTAAAGAAATAAAAAAATTTTTAAAAAAAAATATACCTATATTTGGTATATGTTTAGGTCATCAATTATTAGCATTAGCTAATGGAGCTAATACTGTAAAAATGAAATTTGGTCATCATGGTGCAAACCATCCTGTTAAAGATTTAGATAATGATACAATTATAATTACATCACAAAATCATAACTTTATAGTTGATGAGCTTACATTACCAAAAACATTACGAATAACTCATAAATCATTATTTGATGGAACATTACAAGGTATTCATCATATAAATAAACCTTTTTTTAGTTTTCAAGGACATCCTGAAGCAAGTCCTGGACCACATGATGCTAATAAATTATTTGATCACTTTATTAATTTAATTAATAATTATAAACAAAAACATATCATATCAAAATGCAAATAATACAGGAGTAAAAATGACAAAACGTATAGATATAAAAAGCATTTTGATTTTAGGAGCTGGGCCAATCACAATTGGTCAGGCATGTGAATTTGATTATTCCGGGGTACAAGCATGTAATGCAATAAAAGAAGAAGGATATCGAGTTATTTTAGTTAACTCAAATCTAGCAACCATTATGACTGATCCGGATATTGCAGATGTAACTTATATTCAACCAATTAATTGGGAAATTGTTAGTAAAATTATCGAAAAAGAATTACCAGATGCTATTTTGCCTACTATGGGTGGGCAAACAGCACTTAACTGCGTTATTGATCTTGAACGCAATGGTATTTTAAAAAAATTTAATATTAAAATGATTGGGGCAACTGTGGATGCTATTGATAAAGCAGAGAATCGATATCGTTTTAATAACGCTGTAAAAAAAATTGGATTAAATACTACTCGTTCAGGTATAGCACATAATATACATGAAGCATATTATATAGTAAAAAAAATTGGATTTCCATGTATTATTCGTCCATCGTTTACAATGGGTGGGGCTGGTAGTGGAATTGCTTATAATAATAACGATTTTAAAGAAATTTGTTTTTCTGGATTTAATTTATCGCCAAATAATGAATTATTAATTGATGAATCATTAATTGGTTGGAAAGAATATGAAATGGAAGTGGTACGTGATAAAAAAGACAATTGTATTATTGTTTGCTCTATAGAAAATTTTGATCCAATGGGCATACATACTGGAGATTCTATAACAGTTGCTCCAGCTCAAACTTTAACTGATAAAGATTATCAAATAATGAGAAATGCTTCTATTTCTGTATTGCGAGAAATTGGTATAGAAACTGGTGGGGCTAATGTTCAATTTGCACTTAATCCAAAAGATGGTAGATTAGTTATTATAGAAATGAATCCACGTGTTTCACGATCATCTGCATTAGCATCAAAAGCCACAGGTTTTCCTATAGCAAAAATATCAGCAAAATTAGCTATAGGATATACACTTGACGAATTAACAAACAGCATTACCGGTAATAAAACACCTGCATCTTTTGAACCATCCATAGATTATGTTGTAACAAAAATTCCACGTTTTAATTTTGAAAAATTTTTTGGTACAAATGATAGATTGACCACTCA
This Candidatus Providencia siddallii DNA region includes the following protein-coding sequences:
- the dapB gene encoding 4-hydroxy-tetrahydrodipicolinate reductase; the encoded protein is MKKSIIRIVITGAAGRMGRQLIKLLKNENNMILIAAIARKDSEYIKVDVGNFIKTKKLGVIITDSLNEIIDDFDVLIDFSIPKFTLECLSFCIKKLKPMIIGTTGFNDQEKQIIINASKIIPIVYSSNFSIGANLLLKLAEKTTKIIGINSDIEIIDLHHRNKIDSPSGTALTIGESIANALGKNLKNCISDIKNRKKGTINFTTIRAGDIVGEHTVIFANIGEQIEIIHKVSNRATFAKGAIKASNWIIDKKIGLYNMKDVLNINDL
- the carA gene encoding glutamine-hydrolyzing carbamoyl-phosphate synthase small subunit; this translates as MNKLATLILEDGTEFHGYSIGIEGITIGEIVFNTSMTGYQEIITDPSYSNQIITFTYPHIGNVGVNNNDEESQKIHIKGLIIRDLSITYNKLRGKESLNKYLKRHKIIAISDIDTRKLTRLLRNKGTQNGCIFTGKKQKKKIILEKINFFSKSKNVNLSQNIGTNKIYNYKKCFLPLKNNKLSTNKKKLLHVVTYDFGVKKNILHMLINRGCNITLVPSITSTEKVLSMNPDGIFLSNGPGDPSLCINVIKEIKKFLKKNIPIFGICLGHQLLALANGANTVKMKFGHHGANHPVKDLDNDTIIITSQNHNFIVDELTLPKTLRITHKSLFDGTLQGIHHINKPFFSFQGHPEASPGPHDANKLFDHFINLINNYKQKHIISKCK